The genomic stretch GTTTTCTTTAATACtgtttacaataaaatttatttttataatctacTTACAGAGGCTAAAATGTACCTagtaaagtgataaaataaaaatgtaagttatAAATTCTATGAGggtcaaatatttatttctgttcgCCATAATCTGAAGACCTAGCTTAATTTTTTAGACTAAGTAAATAACCCCaaaaacactttaaataaatgaataaacatatgaaagcatttcctcagctgaCTTAGTTTGGACATACTTTTGACTATGTCTTACTACCTTCCAATCTGATGATTCTCATTTTTATGAGCTTCTTATGGTAGAGGGAGTCTTGTAGACTTTTGACTATTAATGTATCTTTTAAACTgggattaaaactaaaaagagcttttatttttctgttgttttattttctatttgtatctagcaacattgttttcttttcttttcaaccaGCCATAAGCTCAGACATACAGATTCGTATGCATCCACCTAATATCAAAGGTGTGATGTTGGAGTGTCATTCAGGAGGTTGGTTCCCGGAGCCTTGTATGGAATGGAGAGACAGCAAAGGAGAAGTCATTCCAGCTGTGTCAAAATCTCATTCACAGGATGAAAACAAATTGTTCCATGTGACAATGGCCCTTCTTATTGAAGGCACTTCCCATCAGAATGTCACTTGCTACCTTCAAAACCTTCTAACTCAGCAAGAAGAAAGCTTAAGTATTGTTTTATCAGGTAAAACATGTGTTCTTCAGTATCAGCCTTTGTCATACATacttattatttcctttttccttgacTTAGTTCCTGAGGCCTTATTTCCTTTTCACTTTACACATCACTTAGTttgttgtctctttctttcttcgatgtatttcttttctcactctgtgtccttggctattttagtttgcatttctgtcATTGTGATAAAACATTAAGAATACAAACAAGTTGGGCTTGGACAAGAGTCTATTTGGATTACACTGCTCATCATGAAGGGTAGGAAGAACAGAAGCTCCCAGTAGGAACTTAGAGGCTGAAATTGGGGTATAGACGACAGAGGAACATTGTCCACTGGCTTTCTATTCCTGGCCTTCCCAGCTTGATTTATTAAATAAGTCAGGAACACCTGCCTAAGGCTAGCATCACGTACTCCAGTGGCATGGGCCTtaccacatcaatcatcaatcaagaaaatgctccctaTACATagacacaggccaatctgatgaaggcaacTGCTCAGTTATGGTTTCCTCTTCCTAAATGACACTAGTTCATGTCAAGTCAATAAAACCAACTGGTTTATTGAAATTAAAGGTTCCAAGGCATAGCATTCAAGGTCTTaccatcttctgatttctttttatctccTGGCTTTAAGTACCACCAGCACTTTAAAAGTTCCTGAAGTTATATCTCTTAACTCTACTGCTCTCATCTGAAAACACATAAGTCAACCCAAAAGTCTAATAAATACCATAATATAAGCATATCAAGAACTAAACCCATGGATACTCCTAAGCTTGATTAATTTACTGCTTTGTAGTAGAATTTCATATTTTCAGTTGCTCAGAACCAAATCATTAAAGTCAGCCTTGATTTCAATTTTCTATCACATTCACATATACTGAGAAATAATGCTAAGTCtacctttaaaataaattcagagtCTCATTGTTACTGGAGTTTCAAAATAGATGTGTGACTCTGGTTCCCAGACTCTGGTGGTAGTGATGACTCAGATTTagtcacatattttaaaaagcaaataggcATAAAACCTAatgataaaactagaaaaggcaATGTAATTTCACTCTGGACACCCCAGAGtgttccaacaccccaacacctggtaggggagaaagaaggttagtggggagagggcgCATAGTTTTCAGGGTTGTTGGGTTTCTTGGGACAAGTCCAATCCATGTTTCAGGATATCTCCCAATTCTTCTCTTTACACAGCATCAACAGCACACAGGAGAAGCAGGGCAGAATCACCAgcagccttcctctttctctgagccCACAGTCTccctttgggtctggcttttatccccactgacaaagacaaCACCCTTGCAccaggtagttcacagctgacaaacatcatgtgtcATCTCATGAGGACGttatcagctgtgggcaaactagatcagcccccatatcccacacctgggatggatatatatatatcaacttCTGCACCATTTCaccctttctgtttttaaaaatggtttttcttttacttatttttatttttataacttgcCGATAATCCAGTATTGCTAGAAATGGCTCCTTTGTTTCTCTGGTGGAACGTCTCATATTTCTCAGACTTAATGCACCGgccattttgagctctgaggctttcAGCAGTTACTGGGAAAGTTAATAGTGGTAATCTCTTAACCCGAGGCTGCTCCTCAGTTCAAGATTAACCTTATCTCTTGAAACAGGTTCTTTCTCTTTAACAAATTTACCCTGTATGACCATCggctctttctgctttcccagccCTCCCAGGGACTGTGAGAACTTAACACTGAAAGTGCACATAACAGGGCAGGGTGGCAATTGTGGGGAACATTGGCTCTCAGTTACCACCTTTACCAATGGTGCTTTTTGCTTTCCAAGCAACTCAACCTCTACCTGCAACCTGTGGAGTTACTGTAGAGGTTTATCTGAGGACATATCCAAACCTGcattcagtagcatgcattaagtCATCAATAACTAGTTTCTGTCTTCCTGCAAGCCTGTTAGCTCTTAGCTGACCAAAGAAAGATAGCTTATGTTGTTTGCTGCGGGGCCTTGCGTGCCTTTCTTTTCCGCGTGGCAAGAGACTACATTGGCAATCCCTAGACcaatatttctcccttcccacAGTTGCTacaataccctggaagtcttggcatacCATTACCATCTCCTTGTTTTCTCCTACAAGCACCATTTTCTCCAGTATTAATGTgcctgttattttgaggtctggagACTTTAATCTTaacaatttctttataaatgacCATGTTTTAACATTTGAGACCTCTAGCTACAGCTTGTCCTATACTATTGGCTTGTTCTAGTAAGTCAGCATAATGCCCATGACCGTTTAACAACATTTACCCACTTTGTTAGATTTTGTTGTTCTGTACATATGGCTTTGTTTCTCCACCATGATTACCGCTGTAACTAttgagcagcttctaacacagctggCATCAATCCcctccaatcttggggaataagtctatgcTAAATAGCCcagttatttaacatttgtttaacgaaagATGTGTGCATTACATACCACACAATAGGCTCTTTAAAATCTAACATTATCTAGTGGATGTCATGCCAGCTCATCCTGACCCTCACCACCAACATTAGCAGGGATATGTTGCACAAAGACTGAAAAATCTGATAGTGTCTGTGTAGCTCTAGAGTATCCTTTTGGTGATGCACCTGCCTCCAAATCCTTTTAGCCTGTCTGGCTTTCAGCTGTGGACAAAgtggagcagcctccatatcccatacctgggattaaaacaaaaacatgtttacatataaaataaaactttcacaacatccccccccccttttttttcttagtttgtttatttttaagacaagatttctctgtgtatctctggctgtcctggaagtcactctgtagactaggatgactttgaacttatagagatccacctgccattgcctcctgagttctgggattaaaagtatgcaccaccactgcctggcatagcCAACAGCTTTTTATAAAAGCATCATCACccaataaaacaagcaaaaccaatcCACCCCAACCTAAAGGAATGGGATGTCATTCTTCTTGAGATTACTTCCTGATGATTTGGGGTATAGGGTACCTTTGGAGAGACCCAAAGGAAATTtggaaaaatggttaagcaagttAGCAGTAACATTTGTTGTTTAgtctctaaatgctgagaaaatgCAGGCTTAAATGACATCCTTATCAGAACAGTAAGAAAGGTTTGACAAATTGAACTAGCTGATTTGAGTTGTCTTGGAAACAAACCTTGAtaaaacagcaactgaagcactctGAGGTACGATCATGCAAGATGCTGGAATAAATGGGTCAGCTGCTCAGCATCCTTGAGGAAGAGTCTTGTCAAGGTCATCTCCATTCTTTTGGAGTATGGTCCTTTTTTCTGTAAATATGTAATCTTTCACAGGTAACATACAGTTCTGCAATTATAATATGCATGGGATCTGCAAGCTGTACATAGCaattaaagataattttctgttctttgtatgagcaggtgAAAGACCTGTCTTTCTTTAAGTCAGTCTCGATTGTATACCAAACTGTAATACCAACCTTTATCTATGCCACTTTAAAAGAATGGCATAATAAGTCCTGAGAATTTTGTAGCCAAGATTTATTCactatgcatagacatttatgtctcagccagtcttagagATACTCCCATAGAAGGACCAGCATATACATTACCTGCCTGGGTCTTAACTTGTTTCTCCTTGTGCATAGGTCAAGATCTTGAGGGGAATCTCCCTCTGTCATGGCCAATTTCTAATAATTTATATGGAAGGCACAGTATCTTTTCCTATTAGGACAAATGTAAAATTTTCCCAGTGCAAAATACTGACTTTCTTCCACTTTTGAGTTAGCACCTTTCTATGCTTGATTCTTTCCGTTgacttaatttcttctttaaggagtttggagattttttttatctttttgtgtttgtgcttGGCTTCTGATTTCCAAGCTGTACTTTGCCCAGCCatgctctcttccttctctgccacACAGTTCAAGCTTTAAAAAGTTAAGCCTCCTCCCTGTATGGTAATACAGAAAGGGGTGGTCCTGCCATGTTGTGAGCCACTTGTCAGCTTCTCAGTGGCATCCACTAGCTGCTGTTTCAGTGGCTGGCCCAGAAAACTGAGGGTACTCAAGTGCTTGGACCTGCCCTAGGGACTTCATTGCAGTTCCAGAccccaaccactgagccagctgtTCACATCTCTAGCTGCAgcttttatacatacatacatacatacatacatacatacatacatacatacatacacacacacacacacacacacacacacacacacacacacacacacatatatatatatgcaggggCTTTCTCATTTCAGGCCTCTGTTCTGAAAAGCTTTTTGCCTTCGGGGTGTGCCTGCCTTgtatgctttttttcctttttaaaaagacaccagGCCTCTTTACTTAAACAGATAGTACATagaagatattttgttttatgggAGGCTTTGTGCATCTATCTATGACTTTTCTCAGGTTAGTTTCAATTCTATGTTCCCAGTGTGGTATGCCAATATGGTGGGAAGTGGAGCAAAGGGAAGCCTCCTGTGCCCAATAATgattcatgagactcaaaatattacTTTACAAATACCTATGCTGTATAGATTGGCTCTTCTCCAACTAGATCATAACTTAAAGTAACCCATTTCTACCAAtatacattctgccatgtggctagTTACCTCTGCTCTGGTACCTTTCCTCTTCACATCTTGCTGGCAGAATCTCACATGCCTGGCTCATCCAACATCCTTTCTGGATACCAGATATctcacctcctatttcctgcctaagtTATAGGCCGCCATATTTATAAATGACAAGTACTACATCCATTCAATATGAAAGCTATTCCTTCTACATGAGTTTATTCCACAACAAACAGATGTCCAAAAATGATGCAGGAGAATTCTTGGTGGTCTTTAAAACAGCCTCTTGGTGAACATTATGGCATGTATTAGATAgcgtagttttttttttctgggaagaaagatatgaaaaatcatatgaagaaaaggaaaggaaaatatacaCCAACTTAGGTCTCTAGATATAATCAGGATCAGTAGCCCCAGTTTCAATAAGTACATTAAATTGAGCAGTGCACAAATTAGACATGAGTGCTGCAGGACTATTGGACTGATTTCATAGTAATCCTTGAAAGCCTACACCTGAGCATTGGGGAAGATTTAGATCGTAAGAAGCTCTAAACGAGGTGGGAAAACCTCTTCTTGTTCACCCAGGAGTGTTATGAGATAGGATGAACAAGAAATGAGGGAGGTGACCTTTTCATACCTTTGTATCAGCCTCACTGGAAACCCTGCCTTGCTTACTTTTACTCTGGTCCTGTCCTGCTCTTTACCCAACCCATCAAAACTGTCGTTCTATACTTGCCTGGGACAAATATTCGAGATGGTAGGCTCTTGAATTGTAATATGCTTCAAATGAATCATCATTCCTAACTAGGTATGGCTAAGCCAAGTTTTCTTACTGGTAATATTTGTGACTTACTGTTCCAGGTGAACTGTTTTCATGGAAAACTGTTTGGATAAAGATTCTGAGTTTAATGGCGCTCACGATGATAGACTATTGCATGGCTTTATGTGTTCATTTAATGTGTGGTAAGTAGTTCTGAGGGGTGGGGATCAaaagtgggagaagagaaagtaGCAAATAACTCAGCAAAGCCTCTCAAAAACTTAAACTTAGAATTTTGATATGTTCTAGTGTTACTGCCACTGGGTCTATACACCCAAAGACTCCAAGTCACCATACAACTGAAAAATTGTGCTTCCCAATTTCTTGGGGCACTATTCAAAATAGCCAACTACGTATGAGATCAGTTTTGATGTCTGTGAACAGAGTAAtagataaaaatacataataataagatATACATTTATGGTGATGTTTTAGTCAGCTATAAAGAATAGAGTTATCAGTTGTTTGTAGGGTATAAGTGAACGTACaaggaaattaatattttaactgTTTTAACTCAGAAATGCAGATATCATGACTTTCTTCAATTGTGAGTCATAGAGTTTATATTGATgcaataaacttttaaaatatgtgtgatGTTAATTTTAAAGCAACATTTTCTGGGATGCAAAGGGATTattaagtgagagagagagagacaaaagattTTGTGGGAGTGGCAATATGATAAATGATTAACATACATCTGAATGAAAATATCGTAAAGAAATTCATCAGTATATGTGATGAATATGtggcaataaaaattaaaattccaacacatatattttatttttgccataaGTTCTATTTCTCTATTTGTCTATGACATATTCAGACCCTCTAGGTCTACTCCAATGGATGTAGTATGTTTGTCACCTAAGGATTTGGGAATGAGTGTTTCTGCAATTCTCTGAAGTTTTCTTGTTTACATTACTAGCTGCCTTTTCTGAACACTACCGTCTGACTGAAACTGCATGTGATTTGCCAACTATACTTTTGTGGGGCATACATTGGATCCACTCACTTGAAAGCCACACATTCACAACTTTCTCCATGCCAGATAATACCATGTAGATATAAACTTTCTAAAAGTTTTCTTCTTATTGATCccagatgtttacatttttatttgcaaataaaagAAGGGGggatggagaaaatattttaaaacctcaaagccctcccccagtgacatacctcctcccaTAAAACCATGCCTTTTAATTCTTCTCCAAAAATTCAATCAAAAGCTAATATATATGAGCCTAGAGTTGTTTCTTTCAAACAACCACAGTGACTAAAATTATCTAACAGTGGAATGGAAGATACCTATGGTAGTAAGTTCTCCAATTATGAAAATTTTGATCTATTACACTGTTTAGTGGCCTTCAGAGCTATCCTCCTTTCATCCTCCTTAAAACCCAGAATAATAATAGTAAGAAATGCATAACCCTGTCTTTTGCTCTTAATAATGTCTACGATGACAAGTGAAATGGAATAATGGACAGAttagcttttcttctttgggCCTGCTTTGTCTTAACCCCAAGCCTGTCCCATCTTAAAAATAGCTATTCTTTTTATACTGTCCTCTTACATTCTAAGCCTAAATCATTTCTTCATCTATGAATACAAGCAGAAAGCATAAAGAAATAGTCCTTACATGTGTCCCCTGATATTTCACTctatacagacacagaaatacacacatacatgggcacatgcacacgcgcaaacacacacacacacacacacacacacacacacactcacacacacacgcaaatagcTCTTAATCTATTGATGATGTTTTCCAATGTAGAGTACTCCCATTAGAAATATCAAGTGCttataacattatttttcttttctttaggtaTCTACTATGAGAGAATTTATCAATGCCTAAAGGACACAAGAGTACTCATGATTTCAGGGTGTGCAATTACAGTATCCTTGCTCTTTTTGCATCTAAAACAAAGAGGTGTGTAAGCAAGAGGCTGGTGCCATCCAGTAAAAGTCTTCTCTCAACTGCCCTGCAAGACATTTAGCAAAAGAGAAATGATTGTTGGTGGAACTGCAGGGTCAATGGAACATTAGAGCACAGTAACAATGTCTAGATTACAGAGCCCTAAATTTTATAGGCTTAATAGTAGATGCAGTTGATTATTCTTCTCCAAGAGAAAGaatttctctcaaattcatagtgGGGTTTCCCCCAGAAATTCAGCCATCATAATTACCTAATAACTTTCTCTGAATTCTTTATACTTTTAATCTAATGGAAGTAATAATTCAGTATGTTAAACttcttgtcttttaaatattatatatgtgtataggtcTTTTGCCTTCAAGTGTAGTTCCTGTGAAGCCAAAAGGCAGTGTTAGATTTCCCCCAGGtggttattagccaccatgtgggtgctgggtcctggaaaagagcagtcagtgctcttaacagctgggTCATCTTTCTAGCTCCAGTAACTTAAACTTTTATGGCCCAAATCAAACTGTTAAAAAATTCCACCATTAAAAAAGCAGGAGCTTcttagggaggagagagggagatgtgTTGGAGAGCTCAGAGGATGTTGGAATGAGAGAGTGGGGAGTGAATATTATCAACATACATTGTATCAAATATGAACTTTTATAAAGCCAGAGAATAATAGGAGGCTTTAGAGTTCACTGTCTTGGGAGGTGAGAAAAAGCTGAGACCAATTGGGGGAAAGGAAAACCATAATTACGGTGTATTGTAAAACAAGTTTTTAagctgcttccaggttctggctattatgaataaagctgctttgaatatagttgagcatatgtccttgttgtgtggtggagcattttctgggtatattccaaggagagaaataactgggtcttgaggaagtcctgttctcagtttcctgagaaagcaccagatagattcccaaagtggttgtacaaatttgcattcccaccaacaatgaaagagtgttcctttctccacatcctcaccagcatgtggtgtcacttgaatctttgttcttagccattctgatgggtgtaagaaggaatctcagatgcattttgatttgcatttctctgatgactaaagatattgaggacccagagggccctagaaatctacaaaaagaacatcttgACGAGTTGATCGGggtccaggggggtctgctcaaacgattgcactaaccaaggacaatacaaataataaacatcaaacccctactctgatctacccaatgaacaggacattctccacagttatgtggagagcagggacttattctgacatgaactctggtgccccatatttgataacctccccttggtggggaggcctgatggcactcaaagaaagaataagcaggctaccaagatgagacttgatagcctatgaccatatagtgggggaggaggtccccctcggtcacagacgtaggggaggggaatagggtgaaagcgggagggaggaatggaaggaactAGTAATGGGATAACAGTggaattgtaatctgaatgaatttaaaaattttaaatttaaaaaataaataaaatgtaaaacacatgtttttaattttaaaaaaatgaacaaagaataaattcaaaataatgtATATTCACAAAAGCAAGATTTTACGATTATGACGCTTACAGAAATAACGGGCAAACGCATGGAAGCATGAGATAAGGTGATCCTATATAAcgcaatggttctcagcctgtgggtcacaatgACTGAAAACAGGTATTTTCCGTGGTCTTAAGAACTGAGACACCActcagtggcaaaattacagttatgaagtaacaacaaaaaaaaatgtatggttaGGGGTTCTTCAACCATTTTAAATAAGTGTTTTCTCATAGTTGTGACCCACAAATAGAGAACTACTGCATTATAGCAATGCAGATCTAAAGGCAAAAGTCATAATGTGGAATCACAAGGCTGGATTGAACGCTTCTTAGAGgagtttttcattcattttctcccGTGAAAAAGATACAACAGCAGCCTTAGAACAAGTAAGAGTAAAGTGTAAATTGGGCAATATGTTATCTGCATAAATGAGTTTTAGGGCCTTATCCTCAG from Acomys russatus chromosome 29, mAcoRus1.1, whole genome shotgun sequence encodes the following:
- the LOC127211317 gene encoding selection and upkeep of intraepithelial T-cells protein 2-like, giving the protein MLELSCHLSPPQQAQHMEIRWFRSHYTQPVHLYRNGKDLHGDTISKYVERTELLKDAIGKGKVTLRIFKVTADDDGSYHCLFKDGEFYEEHIIEAKVTAISSDIQIRMHPPNIKGVMLECHSGGWFPEPCMEWRDSKGEVIPAVSKSHSQDENKLFHVTMALLIEGTSHQNVTCYLQNLLTQQEESLSIVLSGELFSWKTVWIKILSLMALTMIDYCMALCVHLMCGK